A stretch of the Halomonas sp. BDJS001 genome encodes the following:
- a CDS encoding pyruvate, water dikinase regulatory protein — protein MKRTAFFISDGTGITAESLGRSLLAQFSDVEIDMQTKPYIDTLEKAQALAAIIESTASRDGHRPIIIDTIVDQQIRDVIRQASGFKVDIFSTFLEPLEQELETHSSYSVGRTHSIGSDDVYMDRIHSVHFALDNDDGARTHQYDKADIILVGVSRCGKTPTSLYLALQFGIRAANYPLTEDDLDEDGMLKLPKALAPHRNKLFGLTIDARRLSAIRNERRPNSRYSSMDQCLQEVGQAESLYRTMHIPFIDATRFSVEEISTRMIAETGLARRFSPR, from the coding sequence ATGAAACGTACGGCTTTTTTTATTTCAGATGGTACCGGCATCACAGCGGAAAGTTTAGGACGTAGTTTGCTGGCCCAGTTCAGCGATGTTGAGATCGATATGCAGACCAAACCCTATATCGATACGCTGGAAAAAGCTCAGGCGTTAGCCGCCATTATTGAGTCGACGGCCAGCCGCGACGGCCACCGCCCGATCATTATCGACACCATTGTGGATCAACAAATCCGCGATGTTATTCGGCAGGCATCCGGCTTCAAAGTCGACATTTTTTCTACCTTCCTGGAACCTCTGGAGCAGGAACTAGAGACCCACTCCTCTTACAGCGTTGGGCGCACTCACTCGATTGGCAGCGATGACGTCTACATGGATCGTATCCACTCGGTGCATTTCGCGCTGGATAATGACGACGGCGCACGCACCCACCAGTACGATAAAGCCGATATCATTCTGGTCGGCGTTTCGCGCTGTGGTAAAACCCCTACCTCACTTTATCTGGCACTACAGTTTGGCATTCGGGCGGCTAACTACCCGCTAACGGAAGATGATTTAGACGAAGATGGTATGCTCAAACTACCCAAAGCGCTCGCGCCCCATCGCAACAAACTGTTTGGCTTGACCATTGATGCACGACGCTTATCGGCAATTCGCAACGAACGACGCCCCAACAGCCGCTATAGCTCGATGGATCAGTGCTTGCAAGAGGTAGGGCAGGCAGAGTCTCTCTATCGCACCATGCACATTCCATTTATTGATGCGACACGCTTCTCGGTTGAGGAGATCTCAACGCGGATGATTGCTGAAACCGGCCTAGCGAGGCGCTTTTCGCCCCGCTAA
- the ppsA gene encoding phosphoenolpyruvate synthase — translation MEEYILWFDQLGMADVERVGGKNASLGEMISNLSGAGVTVPGGFATTAHAYREFLSHEGLNERINATLARLDVDDVKALAEAGSNIRQWVIDTPLPPSFEAALRDAYGQLQQQHPQLKVAVRSSATAEDLPDASFAGQQETFLNIEGFDNIKRAVHEVFASLFNDRAISYRVHRGYAHENVALSAGVQKMVRSETGAAGVMFTLDTESGFKDAVFVTGSWGLGETVVQGAVNPDEFYVHKPTLAAGRPAVLRRNLGSKLIKMVYGKDASAGKSVETVDVPHSDRSRFCINDQQVMDLARQAMTIEQHYQRPMDIEWALDGDDGELYIVQARPETVVSQQEGGKLERFQLREKGRTLITGRAIGQRIGRGTVKVVLSPDDMDKIHDGDILVTDMTDPDWEPIMKRASAIVTNRGGRTCHAAIIARELGIPAVVGCGDATTQLKEGIDVTVSCAEGDTGNVYEGLLEFDCKVSSVDAMPEIPFKIMMNVGNPDRAFGFASLPHAGVGLARLEFIINRMIGVHPKALLEYDTLPADLQQVIDLRTAGYTDPVSFYVDKLVEGISTLAAAFHPQRVIVRLSDFKSNEYENLIGGKLYEPGEENPMLGFRGASRYISEAFRPCFELECRALKRVREEMGFENIEIMVPFVRTTDEAREVVELLAANGLERGGPTGLKVIMMCELPANALLADEFLEYFDGFSIGSNDLTQLTLGLDRDSGIVAHLFDERNGAVKKLLAMAIQACKAKGKYVGICGQGPSDHPDLAKWLMEQGIDSVSLNPDAVLETWFMLAGQKIE, via the coding sequence GTGGAAGAGTACATTCTGTGGTTCGATCAGCTGGGCATGGCGGACGTCGAACGCGTAGGTGGTAAGAACGCCTCGCTGGGTGAAATGATCTCCAACCTGTCCGGTGCCGGTGTAACGGTACCCGGCGGTTTTGCTACTACCGCCCACGCTTACCGTGAATTTCTCTCCCACGAAGGGTTAAATGAGCGCATTAATGCCACCCTGGCTCGCCTGGACGTCGACGACGTTAAAGCGCTGGCCGAGGCGGGCAGCAACATCCGCCAGTGGGTCATCGATACGCCGTTACCCCCAAGCTTTGAAGCGGCCCTGCGCGATGCTTACGGCCAGTTGCAGCAACAGCACCCACAGCTGAAAGTAGCCGTTCGCAGCTCAGCCACCGCGGAAGATCTCCCCGACGCCTCCTTTGCAGGCCAGCAGGAGACCTTCCTGAATATCGAAGGCTTCGACAATATCAAGCGTGCGGTGCATGAGGTGTTTGCCTCGCTGTTTAACGATCGCGCAATCTCTTACCGTGTGCACCGCGGCTACGCCCACGAAAATGTCGCTTTGTCTGCGGGGGTGCAAAAGATGGTGCGCTCCGAGACCGGAGCGGCAGGCGTCATGTTTACCCTCGACACCGAATCCGGCTTTAAAGATGCCGTGTTTGTCACCGGCTCCTGGGGCCTGGGTGAAACCGTCGTGCAGGGCGCCGTCAATCCTGACGAGTTCTACGTGCACAAGCCGACCCTGGCGGCGGGGCGCCCGGCAGTACTGCGCCGTAACTTGGGTTCCAAGTTGATCAAGATGGTCTATGGCAAGGATGCCAGCGCCGGTAAATCAGTTGAAACCGTCGATGTACCCCATAGCGACCGCAGCCGGTTCTGTATCAATGACCAGCAGGTAATGGATCTTGCACGCCAGGCGATGACCATTGAGCAACACTACCAGCGTCCCATGGATATTGAGTGGGCCTTGGATGGCGATGACGGTGAGCTCTATATCGTGCAGGCGCGCCCTGAAACGGTGGTCTCCCAGCAGGAGGGCGGCAAGCTTGAGCGCTTCCAGCTGCGTGAAAAGGGACGCACGCTAATTACGGGGCGGGCGATTGGTCAGCGCATTGGCCGTGGCACCGTCAAAGTGGTGCTTAGCCCTGATGATATGGACAAGATCCATGATGGCGACATCCTGGTCACCGACATGACCGATCCGGATTGGGAGCCGATCATGAAACGCGCTTCCGCGATCGTCACCAACCGCGGCGGGCGTACCTGCCACGCGGCGATCATCGCCCGTGAACTGGGCATACCTGCAGTGGTCGGCTGTGGCGATGCCACTACCCAGTTAAAAGAGGGCATCGACGTCACAGTCTCTTGTGCAGAAGGCGATACCGGCAATGTCTATGAAGGTCTGTTGGAGTTTGACTGCAAAGTCTCCAGTGTCGATGCGATGCCGGAAATCCCCTTCAAAATCATGATGAATGTGGGTAACCCTGACCGCGCCTTTGGCTTTGCCAGTCTGCCTCATGCGGGCGTGGGCTTGGCGCGATTGGAATTTATCATTAACCGCATGATCGGCGTCCATCCTAAAGCGCTGCTGGAGTACGACACCTTACCGGCTGATTTACAGCAGGTGATCGATTTGCGCACCGCGGGCTATACTGACCCGGTCAGTTTCTACGTCGATAAACTGGTTGAAGGTATCTCCACGCTGGCGGCGGCGTTCCACCCTCAGCGCGTCATCGTGCGGCTGTCAGACTTCAAATCAAACGAATACGAAAACCTGATTGGCGGCAAGCTCTATGAGCCGGGTGAAGAGAATCCCATGCTCGGTTTCCGGGGCGCATCGCGCTACATCTCAGAGGCGTTCCGTCCCTGCTTTGAACTTGAGTGCCGGGCGCTGAAGCGGGTGCGTGAAGAGATGGGCTTCGAGAATATCGAAATCATGGTGCCCTTTGTGCGTACCACCGACGAAGCCCGGGAGGTTGTAGAGCTGCTGGCCGCCAATGGCCTTGAGCGTGGTGGCCCCACAGGCTTGAAAGTGATTATGATGTGCGAGCTGCCGGCTAACGCGCTGCTGGCCGATGAGTTCCTGGAGTATTTTGACGGTTTCTCAATCGGTTCAAACGACCTGACCCAACTAACGTTAGGTTTGGATCGTGACTCGGGTATTGTGGCGCATCTGTTTGACGAGCGTAATGGAGCGGTTAAAAAACTCCTGGCCATGGCCATTCAAGCCTGTAAGGCGAAGGGCAAGTATGTCGGCATCTGCGGGCAGGGGCCGTCAGACCATCCAGACCTGGCTAAATGGTTGATGGAGCAGGGTATCGATTCTGTATCACTCAATCCCGACGCGGTATTGGAAACCTGGTTTATGCTCGCAGGGCAAAAAATCGAGTAG
- a CDS encoding glycerophosphodiester phosphodiesterase family protein, with translation MQPLTYLGSALLRTLRDHLRPLIAYHLFFTLLASALLLPAITWVTRWLLAQLNRTVVTNDELITLLFSPLGLVGMLVGLGFAFLVIYWQQAGMLQVAVRPRDNHYRLALEALWLSTRRLPALAGLVILQVGTHLLLLAPFMAGLAWLYDLWLSGIDPYYLQRVRPPALWYFIACALPLVIGWIWAASWLYLRWLLALPFVALESSGPWQALRRSVSLTRGWRRSIGAAVLLLLVLIVSLPLLATLLFDRLFTPLLWWLPEHNAVLIPAMLAYLIGYVLVTLAITFIGIAANALLSACLYMQLAHREARPAPPPEGTNAGKLAWAVELSVLIFAGLQAWWILNSFEIRDNVAVIAHRGSSMVAPENTLAALEQSLIDGVDYIEIDVRLSSDRQVMLYHDRSLARLTGDNREFGELTREELKQYDVGSWFGDAFRNEAIPGLDEALDSVRGKAGLMIDIKPLPGQEEALADAVIDALNAESDVRYRCWATQQSAFDGYAACGFPNALLDMRMATMSPALLKHIKAQAPELRVTLLAQLILPGTLNRRDFDALGLRHNRITEGEVRLARLYGYEIHAWTVNDRARMSTLIDLGVDAIITDYPDRLTELIQDRRELSDGALMLVKLRNWLRQ, from the coding sequence ATGCAGCCTTTGACCTATCTTGGCTCAGCCTTATTGCGCACGTTGCGTGATCATCTTCGCCCACTGATCGCCTACCACCTGTTTTTTACCCTGCTCGCTTCAGCCCTGCTGCTGCCAGCAATCACCTGGGTAACACGCTGGCTACTGGCCCAACTCAACCGTACCGTGGTCACCAACGATGAATTGATCACGCTACTGTTTAGCCCCCTGGGTCTGGTAGGTATGCTGGTGGGGCTGGGGTTCGCCTTCCTGGTTATTTACTGGCAGCAGGCAGGCATGCTGCAGGTGGCCGTCAGACCTCGTGATAACCACTATCGTTTGGCACTTGAGGCGCTATGGCTGAGCACCCGCCGGCTGCCTGCCCTGGCCGGTCTTGTGATACTCCAGGTAGGCACTCACTTGCTGCTGTTGGCCCCCTTTATGGCCGGGCTAGCATGGCTTTACGACCTGTGGCTAAGCGGCATAGACCCCTACTACCTTCAGCGCGTGCGTCCCCCCGCATTGTGGTACTTCATTGCCTGCGCGCTGCCACTGGTTATTGGCTGGATATGGGCAGCGTCATGGCTCTACCTGCGCTGGCTGTTGGCGCTACCCTTCGTTGCGCTGGAGAGCAGTGGCCCGTGGCAGGCGCTTAGACGCAGCGTTAGCTTAACCCGCGGTTGGCGTCGCTCCATTGGCGCTGCCGTACTTTTGCTATTGGTGCTGATTGTCAGCCTACCGCTACTCGCTACACTGTTGTTTGATCGGCTGTTTACGCCGCTACTCTGGTGGTTACCTGAGCATAATGCCGTGCTTATCCCGGCGATGCTCGCCTACTTAATCGGCTATGTGCTGGTTACCCTGGCCATCACCTTTATCGGTATTGCCGCCAACGCGCTGCTGTCCGCCTGTCTCTATATGCAGTTGGCTCATCGAGAAGCTCGTCCGGCACCTCCTCCCGAGGGCACCAATGCGGGTAAACTGGCCTGGGCGGTAGAACTGAGCGTGCTTATTTTTGCTGGCCTTCAAGCATGGTGGATCCTCAATAGCTTTGAGATACGAGACAACGTCGCGGTGATTGCCCACAGGGGCAGCTCTATGGTCGCCCCCGAAAACACGCTTGCCGCATTAGAACAATCACTGATTGATGGCGTTGACTATATCGAAATTGACGTGCGCTTGAGCAGTGACCGGCAGGTGATGCTCTACCACGACCGCAGCTTGGCACGGCTAACCGGCGATAATCGGGAATTTGGTGAGCTGACCAGGGAGGAGTTAAAACAGTACGATGTTGGTAGCTGGTTTGGCGATGCCTTTCGCAATGAGGCTATTCCCGGCCTGGACGAAGCACTCGACAGCGTGCGCGGAAAAGCGGGGCTAATGATTGATATTAAGCCGCTGCCGGGGCAAGAAGAAGCGTTAGCCGATGCCGTCATTGATGCCTTAAATGCAGAGAGTGACGTCCGCTATCGCTGCTGGGCAACCCAACAAAGCGCCTTCGATGGCTATGCGGCTTGCGGTTTCCCCAACGCGCTCTTAGACATGCGCATGGCCACCATGTCGCCTGCATTACTTAAACATATTAAAGCCCAAGCGCCGGAACTTCGCGTGACTTTACTGGCCCAGCTGATTCTGCCCGGCACGCTAAACCGTCGCGATTTTGATGCCTTAGGACTGCGGCATAACCGCATCACGGAAGGGGAAGTTCGCTTAGCGCGGCTATATGGCTACGAAATACACGCCTGGACCGTCAATGATCGAGCGCGCATGTCGACGCTGATTGACCTGGGTGTCGATGCGATCATCACCGACTACCCAGATCGTTTAACCGAGCTCATTCAAGATCGGCGTGAATTAAGCGACGGCGCGCTGATGTTAGTTAAGCTGCGCAACTGGCTGCGCCAATAA
- the ggt gene encoding gamma-glutamyltransferase, which yields MSPKSVKFALPVLLVAPLYSWGFSYETPSISPESESGYEEKPGWEAESFAVAAANPLATDAGYQVLKAGGNAIDAAIAVQMVLNLVEPQSSGIGGGAFLMHFDGDEVRAYDGRETAPQDVNGELFMQEGEPLAFNEAVVSGLSVGVPGTLRMLEMAHAEQGELAWSELFTPAITLAEEGFAVSSRLHTSLANDEFLRQDPLASQFYYDADGEPIAVGETLTNPAMAAIFRQVAEQGSAALHEGAVAEDIVERVQNYPERPGSLTLEDMNGYEALARDPLCTPWQQWEVCGFPPPSSGHLTVMQILGMLDQQPLLEAPLDNGVSSSGWLHQFLEASRLAFADRGRYIADPDFVEAPGGDWSLMLAPEYLEQRSALIEEMSMGDSAEPGNPGELDVSWASQPEQPEYGTSHISIVDEEGNAVAMTTTIEQAFGSRIMSDGGTGMAGGFLLNNELTDFSFVPEIEGEPVANRVEPGKRPRSSMSPTLVFDQDTGDLVASLGSPGGAAIIHYTARTLVALRDWGLSAQEALDLPHAITLGGDVYVEEGRFPEATIESLRERGHTVSERELTSGLQAIMRLEDGTLFGGADPRREGVVMGD from the coding sequence ATGTCCCCAAAGTCAGTTAAGTTCGCGCTACCTGTTTTGTTGGTGGCACCCTTATATAGCTGGGGGTTTAGCTATGAAACACCTTCCATTTCGCCTGAAAGCGAGTCTGGATATGAAGAGAAACCAGGCTGGGAGGCTGAGTCGTTTGCGGTGGCCGCCGCCAACCCCCTAGCGACTGATGCCGGTTACCAGGTGCTGAAAGCTGGCGGTAACGCCATTGATGCCGCCATCGCGGTGCAAATGGTGCTGAACCTAGTCGAGCCGCAATCCAGTGGTATCGGCGGTGGTGCTTTTTTAATGCACTTCGATGGTGACGAAGTGCGTGCCTATGATGGTCGTGAGACGGCGCCTCAAGACGTTAACGGCGAACTGTTTATGCAGGAGGGTGAACCGCTGGCGTTTAATGAGGCAGTGGTTAGCGGACTCTCGGTAGGCGTGCCGGGTACGCTTAGAATGCTCGAGATGGCCCACGCCGAACAGGGTGAGCTGGCGTGGTCGGAGCTGTTCACCCCGGCCATCACTCTGGCCGAGGAGGGTTTTGCGGTTAGCAGTCGGTTGCATACCAGCTTGGCAAACGATGAGTTTCTGCGCCAAGACCCGCTAGCGAGCCAGTTTTATTATGACGCGGATGGTGAGCCCATTGCCGTGGGTGAAACGCTCACAAATCCGGCTATGGCCGCGATTTTTCGCCAAGTTGCCGAGCAAGGCAGCGCCGCCCTGCATGAAGGCGCCGTGGCGGAAGATATCGTTGAGCGCGTGCAAAACTACCCCGAGCGCCCAGGCAGTTTGACCCTTGAGGATATGAACGGCTACGAAGCACTTGCTCGTGATCCGCTATGCACGCCTTGGCAGCAGTGGGAAGTGTGTGGCTTCCCGCCGCCCTCGTCAGGTCATCTAACCGTGATGCAAATTTTGGGTATGCTCGATCAGCAGCCGCTGCTTGAAGCGCCGCTAGACAATGGTGTTTCAAGCAGCGGATGGCTGCATCAGTTTTTGGAAGCCTCGCGCTTGGCATTTGCTGACCGTGGTCGTTACATTGCCGACCCTGACTTTGTAGAGGCGCCGGGTGGCGATTGGTCGCTGATGCTGGCACCTGAGTACCTGGAGCAGCGCAGTGCGCTTATCGAAGAGATGAGTATGGGCGATAGCGCCGAACCGGGTAACCCAGGCGAGCTTGATGTTAGCTGGGCAAGCCAGCCCGAACAGCCCGAGTACGGTACCAGCCATATCAGCATTGTCGATGAGGAGGGCAACGCGGTCGCCATGACGACCACCATCGAGCAGGCCTTTGGCTCGCGGATTATGTCCGATGGTGGTACTGGAATGGCGGGTGGGTTCTTGCTCAACAATGAGCTGACCGACTTCTCCTTTGTGCCTGAAATAGAGGGCGAGCCAGTAGCTAACCGGGTTGAACCCGGCAAACGTCCACGCTCCAGCATGAGCCCGACCCTGGTGTTTGATCAGGACACGGGTGATTTGGTGGCAAGTCTGGGATCTCCTGGCGGCGCCGCCATAATTCACTATACCGCACGTACGCTAGTGGCGCTTCGCGACTGGGGGCTGAGTGCGCAGGAAGCGCTCGACCTTCCTCATGCGATTACCCTAGGTGGGGACGTCTATGTAGAAGAGGGCCGGTTTCCTGAGGCGACCATCGAATCACTGCGCGAACGTGGCCATACGGTAAGCGAGCGGGAGCTAACCAGCGGCCTCCAGGCCATTATGCGTCTTGAAGATGGTACCCTTTTTGGTGGCGCTGACCCGCGTCGCGAAGGTGTGGTAATGGGCGATTAA
- the rraA gene encoding ribonuclease E activity regulator RraA, with protein sequence MMTNAIEIVTPDLCDAHPEVAVLDPLFANFGGLEAFYGPIRTIKCFEDNSMVKQAVAEPGNGAVLVVDAGGSHRCAMLGDMLAEQAVANGWAGVVMYGCVRDVDILAALPIGVQALGSHPRKSEKRGEGQRDIDVTFASVTLKPGQWLYADNNGIIVAEHELPLS encoded by the coding sequence ATGATGACAAACGCGATTGAAATAGTGACGCCCGATCTCTGCGATGCACACCCGGAGGTGGCAGTGCTGGATCCGCTGTTTGCCAATTTTGGCGGCCTTGAAGCCTTTTATGGCCCTATTCGCACGATAAAGTGCTTTGAAGATAACTCCATGGTGAAGCAAGCTGTCGCCGAGCCGGGTAACGGCGCGGTGCTGGTGGTTGATGCGGGTGGCTCACACCGCTGCGCCATGCTGGGTGATATGCTCGCCGAGCAGGCCGTTGCCAACGGCTGGGCGGGCGTTGTCATGTACGGCTGTGTACGCGATGTGGATATACTCGCTGCCCTACCCATTGGCGTTCAGGCGCTGGGCAGTCACCCGCGCAAAAGTGAAAAACGCGGTGAAGGACAGCGTGATATTGATGTCACCTTTGCCAGCGTCACCCTAAAGCCCGGCCAGTGGCTGTACGCAGATAACAACGGCATTATTGTTGCCGAGCATGAGTTGCCGCTTTCATAG
- a CDS encoding hypoxanthine-guanine phosphoribosyltransferase has product MSKLDKEALESLDSMRELMDNADCLISQQEVERALDRMAEAITRDLGDKLPVFYCVMNGGLITTGHLLTRLGFPLEVDYLHATRYRNELRGGELFWRVSPEVPMAGRHVVIVDDILDEGATLAAILAYCEEAQAASVTTAVLVDKQHDRKAVPGLKADYCSLEVADRYVFGFGMDYKGYWRNAPGIFAPKGM; this is encoded by the coding sequence ATGTCAAAGCTGGATAAAGAAGCATTAGAGTCACTGGACTCGATGCGCGAATTGATGGATAACGCAGACTGCCTGATTTCTCAGCAAGAAGTGGAGCGGGCGCTTGATCGTATGGCGGAAGCGATTACGCGAGATTTAGGCGATAAGCTACCGGTTTTTTACTGTGTGATGAACGGTGGCCTGATTACCACAGGGCATCTACTTACTCGTCTTGGCTTTCCACTGGAAGTCGATTATCTGCATGCCACTCGCTACCGCAATGAGCTGCGCGGCGGCGAACTCTTCTGGCGGGTTTCACCTGAGGTGCCAATGGCCGGTCGCCACGTGGTTATTGTTGACGATATTCTGGATGAGGGGGCGACGCTGGCGGCCATTCTGGCTTACTGCGAAGAGGCCCAAGCTGCCAGTGTCACCACGGCAGTGCTAGTCGATAAACAGCACGACCGCAAAGCAGTGCCTGGATTGAAGGCTGACTACTGCAGTCTGGAAGTGGCCGACCGCTATGTGTTTGGCTTTGGCATGGATTACAAAGGCTACTGGCGCAACGCGCCCGGGATTTTTGCCCCCAAGGGTATGTAA
- a CDS encoding tRNA-(ms[2]io[6]A)-hydroxylase, whose product MLIQPSMSQPSIQKSALQKADHSVKADDLLPESLHQFLACATPDAWLQWALENPETLLIDHAQCEKKAASTAMSLLYRYVDQPLLLSKMSQLAREELLHFEQVVGLMEARGVAYQHLTASRYAEGLRRHVRRNDPERLIDVLIIGALIEARSCERFACLIPYLDEELAKFYRTLVKSEGRHFEDYLLLARQQTSDSIAERIAFFVAREAELITSTDTAFRFHSGVPA is encoded by the coding sequence ATGTTGATACAACCCAGTATGTCACAGCCTTCTATACAAAAAAGTGCCTTGCAAAAGGCTGACCACTCGGTGAAAGCGGATGATCTACTGCCAGAAAGTTTGCACCAGTTTTTGGCCTGCGCGACGCCTGATGCGTGGTTGCAGTGGGCGCTTGAAAATCCAGAAACACTGCTAATCGACCATGCGCAGTGCGAAAAAAAAGCCGCTTCGACCGCAATGAGCTTGCTCTACCGCTACGTGGATCAGCCGCTTCTGCTGAGCAAAATGTCGCAATTGGCTCGCGAAGAGCTGCTGCATTTCGAGCAGGTGGTTGGCCTTATGGAGGCACGTGGTGTGGCTTACCAGCATTTAACCGCTTCGCGCTACGCGGAAGGCCTAAGGCGGCACGTGCGCAGAAACGACCCCGAGCGGCTCATTGATGTGCTCATTATCGGCGCACTTATCGAAGCGCGTAGCTGTGAACGATTCGCTTGCTTAATTCCTTATTTAGACGAAGAGCTGGCAAAGTTTTATCGTACCCTGGTGAAGTCAGAAGGCCGTCATTTTGAGGATTATCTGTTACTGGCTCGCCAGCAGACATCGGACTCAATTGCTGAGCGGATCGCTTTTTTCGTAGCGCGTGAAGCGGAGCTGATTACTTCGACCGATACGGCTTTTCGTTTTCATAGCGGTGTGCCCGCTTAG